One genomic region from Terriglobus aquaticus encodes:
- a CDS encoding glycosyl hydrolase → MRKLWVSLAAATLAVAATSGVLPAQNLHQQFLHPPDDAKPMVRWWWFGPAVTADEIRKEIDQMHAGGFGGFELASVYPLAVDDPAKGIKNLRYTSPEMVNMLQVAQQHGRELGMRVDLTLGSGWPFGGPHIPLEMAAERLKLVALAYNDRTSPPPVQPGERLIAKFVAAGTPEHWDHAAPKEFYGNALPSVDGHVRQTNRIYDYGAEQPHDVVLYFIASHTKQMVKRAAVGGEGYVLDHMKRAAIDTHNREVSDKLLQGFAGNKPPYAVFSDSLEVYGSDWTGSLPEEFKKRRGYDLIPHLPELWQGGTPQAEAVRHDWGVTLSDLVRENYLKPMADFAAAHGTKFRSQTYGEPAATLIDDLTPQLAEGEGPQWNQFSFTRWASSANHLFHRSVTSAETWTWLHSPAFRATPLDMKVEADRMFLEGVNQMIAHGWPYSPPYAQEPGYSLYAAAVFNAHNPWWPVMPAVTRYLQRVSWLLRQGEPANDVAILLPEDDAQAAFVPGHVSVTEGMKQRITPELMKTVLNSGHNADYVDGPALEQVTLRSRVLLIPPTTRMPLQEAQAIAAYRQRGGKVIFVDTVPSLAPGLQDAKDTPALQAVIAALGSSATRTSMAGLSDTLRSIVPAAFDVSATGGAVGFIQRSLPDRDVYFVANTSPETKTFPLHVSSTHRTLTWWEIESGTTAHASNGETVTLPPYGSRVLIASDEAAAHLRPAPEHEVSAVPLTQWQVRFPGSASSAAVPQHAVVDTDWTADPATRFYSGAAVYMTHFAVQSRSGQHLLLRFADGKALPDTQPANKPGIRAWYDAPIREAATVLVNGKEAGVLWHPPYALDITPFARTGDNTVEIRVYNTAINALAGQPPRDYTALKAKYGDRFQMQDMNDLQPVPSGIIGPVQVVTMQLEK, encoded by the coding sequence ATGCGCAAACTCTGGGTTAGCCTGGCGGCCGCAACGCTGGCTGTGGCGGCTACAAGTGGCGTACTGCCGGCGCAGAACCTACACCAGCAGTTTCTTCACCCGCCGGACGATGCGAAGCCGATGGTGCGCTGGTGGTGGTTCGGACCGGCGGTCACGGCAGACGAGATTCGCAAAGAGATCGACCAGATGCACGCAGGCGGCTTTGGTGGATTCGAGCTTGCCAGCGTCTATCCCTTGGCAGTGGACGATCCAGCAAAGGGAATTAAGAACCTGCGCTACACCTCGCCGGAGATGGTCAATATGCTTCAGGTGGCGCAGCAGCACGGCCGCGAACTGGGCATGCGCGTCGACCTTACGCTGGGGAGTGGTTGGCCCTTTGGCGGCCCGCACATTCCGCTGGAGATGGCGGCGGAGCGGCTGAAGCTAGTTGCGCTTGCTTATAACGACCGCACGTCACCGCCGCCAGTGCAGCCCGGCGAACGCCTGATCGCAAAGTTTGTCGCTGCAGGTACACCCGAACATTGGGATCACGCAGCACCCAAAGAGTTCTACGGGAATGCGCTGCCGAGCGTGGATGGCCATGTTCGCCAAACGAATCGCATCTACGACTACGGCGCAGAACAGCCGCATGACGTGGTGCTCTACTTCATCGCAAGCCACACGAAGCAGATGGTGAAGCGCGCCGCGGTGGGCGGAGAGGGCTACGTGCTCGACCACATGAAGCGCGCTGCGATCGATACTCATAATCGCGAGGTGAGCGACAAGCTTTTGCAGGGCTTCGCGGGCAACAAACCGCCGTATGCGGTCTTCAGCGATTCGCTGGAGGTGTATGGCTCGGACTGGACCGGATCGCTTCCGGAGGAGTTCAAGAAGCGGCGAGGCTACGATCTGATTCCGCACCTGCCGGAGTTGTGGCAGGGAGGAACACCGCAGGCCGAAGCCGTTCGCCATGACTGGGGCGTAACGCTGAGCGACCTGGTGCGCGAGAACTACCTGAAGCCGATGGCGGACTTCGCCGCGGCGCACGGGACAAAGTTCCGATCGCAAACCTACGGTGAGCCGGCGGCCACGCTCATTGATGACCTAACGCCGCAGCTTGCCGAGGGCGAAGGCCCGCAGTGGAACCAGTTCTCGTTTACCCGCTGGGCTTCGAGTGCGAACCACCTGTTCCACCGCAGCGTGACCAGCGCGGAGACGTGGACCTGGCTGCACTCCCCTGCTTTCCGTGCAACGCCGCTGGACATGAAAGTGGAAGCGGACCGCATGTTCCTGGAAGGCGTGAACCAGATGATCGCGCACGGCTGGCCGTACTCGCCGCCGTACGCGCAGGAGCCCGGGTACTCGCTGTACGCGGCGGCGGTATTCAACGCACACAACCCGTGGTGGCCGGTGATGCCGGCGGTAACGCGCTACCTGCAACGCGTGAGCTGGTTGCTGCGGCAAGGGGAACCCGCGAATGACGTTGCAATCCTGCTTCCGGAGGACGATGCGCAGGCCGCATTTGTGCCGGGGCACGTTTCGGTAACGGAAGGCATGAAGCAACGCATCACGCCGGAGCTGATGAAGACGGTGCTGAACAGCGGCCACAACGCGGACTACGTAGATGGACCGGCGTTGGAGCAAGTCACTTTGCGGAGCAGAGTGCTGCTAATTCCACCCACCACGCGCATGCCGCTGCAGGAAGCGCAGGCGATTGCGGCGTACCGGCAGCGTGGCGGTAAGGTGATCTTTGTGGATACGGTGCCTTCGCTGGCGCCGGGACTGCAGGATGCGAAAGACACGCCCGCTCTGCAAGCCGTCATCGCCGCACTGGGAAGTTCAGCAACGCGCACCAGCATGGCCGGGCTTTCGGATACGCTGCGTTCGATTGTGCCGGCGGCCTTCGATGTGAGCGCGACGGGTGGTGCCGTGGGCTTCATCCAGCGCAGCCTGCCGGATCGCGACGTGTACTTCGTCGCGAACACCTCACCCGAGACGAAGACGTTTCCGCTGCACGTGAGCAGTACGCATCGCACGCTCACGTGGTGGGAGATTGAGAGCGGCACGACCGCCCACGCCAGCAATGGCGAGACCGTGACGCTGCCGCCCTATGGATCGCGGGTGCTGATCGCGTCAGATGAAGCTGCAGCGCATCTGCGGCCTGCTCCAGAACACGAAGTGAGTGCGGTTCCGCTGACACAGTGGCAGGTTCGCTTCCCGGGGAGTGCGTCATCGGCCGCGGTTCCGCAGCACGCTGTTGTCGATACCGACTGGACTGCAGACCCGGCCACGCGCTTCTACTCAGGGGCGGCAGTCTACATGACTCACTTTGCGGTGCAAAGCAGAAGCGGACAGCACCTGCTGCTCCGGTTTGCAGACGGTAAGGCCCTGCCGGACACGCAGCCGGCGAACAAGCCCGGTATTCGAGCCTGGTATGACGCCCCGATTCGCGAGGCCGCTACGGTCCTGGTGAACGGCAAGGAAGCAGGCGTCCTGTGGCACCCGCCGTACGCGCTGGACATTACGCCGTTCGCGCGCACGGGTGACAACACGGTCGAGATCCGCGTGTACAACACCGCGATCAACGCCCTGGCCGGCCAGCCGCCGCGCGATTACACTGCGCTGAAAGCGAAGTACGGCGACCGCTTCCAGATGCAGGACATGAATGACCTGCAGCCAGTGCCTTCGGGCATTATCGGACCGGTGCAGGTCGTCACTATGCAACTTGAGAAGTGA
- a CDS encoding rhamnogalacturonidase produces MNEVTRRRILQASPFAAAAAFGATAPLTVGAQQNHDAVLSPAHAGRGAALLFDVRQYGAAGDGKTLDTKAVNAAIDAAAKAGGGTVVFPAGLYLCFSIHLQSYVDLWLQQGATIVAADSPKPGEATGYNGETYDAAEPKTSYDAYQDYGHNHWHNSLLWGENIHDFGIFGNGLIWGRGLSNGRSHTDLGYKFVAEQAGVGNKAIALKNCRNVTFRDFSILKGGHFGFLLTGVDNCTVDNVKIDTDRDGIDIDCCQNVRVSNCTVNSPWDDGICPKSSFALGYARPTRNVTITNCYVTGCYELGSVLDGTFKKFTVASEGQMDRGVPHTGRIKCGTESNGGFINITVSNCVFEGCQGYALESVDGALMEDIAITNTTMRDCVSAPIFVRLGARLRGPKESTKVGTAARILFSNIESYNSASKIASILSGVPGHAVEDVKLSDIYVHNEGGGTDADRNIAVPEKENAYPEPGMFGRIPATGFFLRHVRNVEMSHIEVRTAAPDARSPFYLQDVERADFFALNAPRANGTPLFQLQDVRDLRLGWTRGVADTNLEHADAQTLG; encoded by the coding sequence ATGAACGAAGTAACACGCCGTCGTATTTTGCAGGCAAGTCCTTTTGCTGCAGCCGCCGCGTTTGGGGCCACGGCTCCGCTGACCGTTGGCGCACAACAGAACCATGACGCTGTGCTGTCGCCGGCGCACGCTGGCCGCGGCGCTGCACTGCTGTTTGACGTGCGGCAGTACGGCGCAGCGGGAGACGGCAAGACACTGGACACCAAGGCGGTGAATGCCGCAATCGACGCCGCCGCGAAGGCCGGTGGCGGCACGGTGGTCTTCCCCGCCGGGCTGTACCTGTGCTTCTCGATTCACCTGCAGAGCTACGTGGACCTGTGGCTGCAGCAGGGAGCGACGATCGTCGCGGCGGACTCGCCAAAGCCGGGCGAGGCGACCGGCTACAACGGAGAGACCTATGACGCAGCGGAGCCGAAGACGAGCTACGACGCCTACCAGGATTACGGCCACAACCATTGGCACAATTCGCTACTGTGGGGCGAGAACATCCATGACTTCGGCATTTTCGGCAACGGCCTGATCTGGGGTCGCGGCCTGTCGAATGGGCGCAGCCACACCGATCTTGGTTACAAGTTCGTTGCGGAGCAGGCGGGGGTGGGCAACAAGGCCATCGCGCTGAAGAACTGCCGCAACGTTACGTTCCGCGACTTCAGCATCCTGAAGGGCGGCCACTTCGGATTTCTGCTGACCGGCGTGGACAACTGCACGGTCGACAACGTCAAGATCGATACGGATCGCGACGGCATCGACATCGACTGCTGCCAGAACGTACGCGTGAGCAACTGCACGGTGAACTCGCCGTGGGATGACGGCATCTGCCCCAAATCGAGCTTTGCGCTGGGGTACGCGCGGCCCACGCGCAATGTGACGATCACCAATTGCTATGTGACGGGCTGCTATGAACTCGGCAGTGTGCTGGATGGCACGTTCAAAAAGTTCACGGTTGCGAGCGAAGGCCAGATGGATCGCGGGGTGCCGCATACCGGTCGCATCAAGTGCGGCACGGAGTCGAACGGCGGATTCATCAACATCACCGTATCGAATTGTGTGTTCGAGGGTTGCCAGGGCTACGCGCTGGAGAGTGTGGATGGCGCACTGATGGAAGATATCGCCATCACGAATACGACGATGCGCGACTGTGTTTCTGCGCCCATTTTTGTGCGACTGGGAGCGCGCTTGCGCGGGCCCAAGGAGAGCACAAAGGTGGGTACGGCGGCACGCATTCTGTTCAGCAATATCGAAAGCTATAACTCGGCTTCAAAGATTGCTTCCATCCTGAGCGGTGTGCCTGGTCACGCAGTGGAGGATGTGAAGCTAAGCGACATTTACGTGCACAACGAGGGCGGCGGAACGGACGCGGACCGGAACATCGCGGTTCCGGAGAAAGAGAATGCGTATCCGGAGCCGGGCATGTTTGGGCGCATTCCCGCGACGGGATTCTTTCTGCGGCACGTGCGCAATGTGGAAATGAGCCACATCGAGGTGCGTACGGCTGCGCCCGATGCGCGCTCGCCGTTCTACTTGCAAGATGTAGAGCGCGCGGACTTCTTTGCGCTGAATGCGCCTCGCGCGAACGGCACGCCCCTGTTCCAATTGCAAGACGTGCGCGACTTGCGGCTGGGATGGACGCGCGGCGTTGCCGACACGAACCTGGAGCATGCCGATGCGCAAACTCTGGGTTAG
- a CDS encoding rhamnulokinase: MAHTEAKPKTEARVPKDTRALVAVDLGAESCRVSLLRWVDGVPQHTLVHRIANGPVQREDGLHWPLEQIVQGMEEGLRKAAELVPEGIRSIAVDGWAVDYVRLDRKGEPLAEPFCYRDPRNEAAERALHAKLSPLRMREITGIQQMPLNTLYQLYADKLAGLPPQRWLNLPEYLLARWGAEPVAEFTNATHTQLVETHSHQWSREIFRDAGLSIECAPRIVPPGTLLGKLHGPLASLSAYADTELIAPACHDTASAIAGIAAGGDDWAYISSGTWSLVGALTLEAVNGPTARAENFTNLGGVGGTNCFHKNVNGMWLLKQCQDAWAQQGYTPHIAELLAAAEREPAPAVLLDVDDPDLMRMGEMPRRINRQLAARGAATLPETPESAAPLTSLILHSLAARYAQVLRVVAEETGKDLRRVFIVGGGCQNQLLNRLTAQATGMQVCCGSPESSTLGNFAVQFATLEGEASASSLAFRDEVYHWASRLA; the protein is encoded by the coding sequence ATGGCCCACACTGAAGCAAAGCCGAAGACGGAAGCCCGTGTGCCGAAAGACACACGGGCTTTGGTCGCAGTGGACCTGGGCGCGGAGAGCTGCCGCGTGAGCCTCTTGCGGTGGGTGGACGGCGTGCCGCAGCACACGCTGGTGCACCGCATCGCCAACGGTCCCGTGCAGCGTGAAGATGGCCTGCACTGGCCGCTGGAACAGATTGTGCAGGGCATGGAAGAGGGTCTGCGCAAAGCGGCGGAGCTGGTACCCGAAGGCATTCGCAGCATCGCCGTGGACGGCTGGGCGGTGGACTACGTGCGGCTCGATCGCAAGGGCGAACCGTTAGCCGAACCGTTCTGCTACCGCGATCCCCGCAACGAAGCGGCAGAGCGCGCGCTGCATGCAAAGCTGAGCCCATTGCGCATGCGCGAGATCACGGGCATTCAGCAGATGCCGCTGAACACGCTGTATCAGTTGTATGCCGACAAGCTTGCGGGTTTGCCTCCGCAGCGGTGGCTGAATCTGCCGGAATATCTGCTGGCGCGCTGGGGTGCCGAGCCCGTTGCGGAGTTCACCAATGCAACGCATACGCAATTGGTGGAGACGCACTCGCATCAGTGGAGCCGCGAGATCTTTCGCGATGCGGGCCTGTCAATCGAGTGTGCGCCGCGCATCGTGCCTCCTGGCACGTTGCTTGGGAAGCTCCATGGGCCGCTGGCTTCACTGTCCGCTTATGCGGATACAGAGCTCATCGCACCCGCCTGCCACGACACCGCGAGCGCCATCGCGGGCATCGCGGCGGGAGGCGATGACTGGGCCTACATCTCCAGCGGAACGTGGTCGCTGGTTGGCGCGCTAACGCTGGAGGCGGTGAATGGGCCAACGGCGCGTGCTGAGAACTTTACCAACCTGGGTGGCGTGGGCGGGACCAACTGCTTCCATAAGAACGTGAACGGGATGTGGCTGCTGAAGCAGTGCCAGGATGCGTGGGCGCAGCAGGGCTACACGCCGCACATCGCAGAACTGCTTGCGGCGGCAGAGCGTGAGCCCGCACCCGCGGTGCTGCTGGATGTGGACGACCCGGACTTGATGCGCATGGGCGAGATGCCGCGGCGCATCAACCGGCAGCTTGCAGCGCGCGGTGCTGCCACGCTGCCCGAAACGCCGGAGAGCGCGGCGCCGCTGACGTCGCTCATTCTGCATTCGCTGGCAGCACGCTACGCTCAGGTGCTGCGCGTTGTTGCCGAAGAGACCGGGAAAGATCTGCGGCGCGTGTTCATCGTTGGCGGCGGCTGCCAGAATCAGTTGCTGAACCGGCTCACGGCGCAGGCCACCGGCATGCAGGTGTGTTGCGGATCGCCGGAGTCGAGCACGCTGGGCAACTTTGCGGTGCAGTTTGCGACGCTGGAGGGCGAGGCGAGTGCGTCTTCGCTGGCGTTTCGCGACGAGGTATACCACTGGGCGTCGCGGCTGGCATAG